The segment GGCGACCCTCCGCGATCTGGCGGTCGGGGTCCGGGCGGAAACGCTGCACGAGGAGGTGGAGAAAGCCCTCCGCGAGGGGGGGGGCGACCTGCTTGAATCGGTCCGCCTGTTCGATATTTATCAGGGCAAGGAGATGGCCGCCGCCGGGGAGAAAAGCCTTGCCTACTCTTTGGTTTTCCGGCTCCCGGCGCGCACCCTCACCGATGCCGAA is part of the bacterium genome and harbors:
- a CDS encoding phenylalanine--tRNA ligase subunit beta, which produces ATLRDLAVGVRAETLHEEVEKALREGGGDLLESVRLFDIYQGKEMAAAGEKSLAYSLVFRLPARTLTDAEVNAAFSDILSLLKERLGARLRA